In Anthonomus grandis grandis chromosome 6, icAntGran1.3, whole genome shotgun sequence, one DNA window encodes the following:
- the LOC126737251 gene encoding uncharacterized protein LOC126737251, with amino-acid sequence MRSNCNSFNEVLAGHREDVMALLRSVILASVLTTFTLVNPKENCDSYGSLLYEDLRCTAITKDAEPCPRSYTCNLNLSDTGCIYKGTYYAVGMEIGSDLTYSACNIGCHCAAPNNIQCGILDCPEYLEQNPKPECYSTYELGKCCAIGQVCNAPDNRKRCRVDGYTYEVGQEFYPSGTCFSCVCHDRYNGTFDEATCVRRNCASQINHVIEISQYCAPTYLKFGPEALDVLCCPDEYICPETSERMEMIELGTRGVKGEGADCVWGDRKVKFGYGFNKTSSRYGKDRLVQCECVMPPLVTCKQINSEQRHPSS; translated from the coding sequence ATGCGGTCCAACTGCAACAGTTTTAACGAGGTACTCGCAGGGCATCGAGAGGACGTCATGGCGCTACTTCGATCTGTCATCCTCGCCAGTGTCTTAACGACGTTTACGTTGGTGAATCCCAAAGAAAATTGTGACAGTTACGGATCGTTACTGTACGAAGATCTACGTTGCACGGCAATCACCAAAGATGCGGAACCATGTCCCAGAAGTTACACGTGCAACCTGAACTTGTCGGACACCGGGTGCATCTACAAGGGAACCTACTACGCGGTCGGCATGGAAATCGGTTCGGATCTGACGTATTCCGCGTGTAATATCGGTTGCCATTGTGCCGCCCCCAATAACATACAGTGCGGCATCCTGGACTGTCCCGAATATTTGGAACAAAATCCGAAACCGGAGTGTTACAGCACGTACGAGTTGGGCAAGTGTTGCGCCATAGGACAAGTATGTAACGCACCGGACAACCGGAAACGGTGCCGGGTGGACGGGTACACGTACGAGGTCGGTCAGGAGTTTTACCCGAGCGGTACGTGTTTCAGTTGCGTATGCCACGACCGGTACAACGGGACATTCGACGAGGCGACGTGCGTAAGAAGGAACTGCGCCTCTCAAATTAACCACGTGATCGAGATCAGTCAGTACTGCGCGCCGACGTATTTGAAGTTCGGACCGGAAGCACTGGACGTGCTTTGCTGTCCTGACGAGTACATTTGTCCCGAAACGTCCGAGCGGATGGAGATGATCGAGTTGGGTACGAGAGGTGTGAAGGGGGAGGGTGCGGATTGTGTTTGGGGCGACCGAAAGGTGAAGTTTGGTTATGGGTTTAATAAGACGTCCAGTCGGTACGGGAAGGATCGGTTGGTGCAGTGCGAGTGCGTCATGCCCCCGTTGGTTACTTGTAAGCAAATTAATTCTGAACAGAGGCATCCCTCGAGCTAA